The following are encoded in a window of Harmonia axyridis chromosome 7, icHarAxyr1.1, whole genome shotgun sequence genomic DNA:
- the LOC123684194 gene encoding uncharacterized protein LOC123684194: MAQAFVTTYRNHFRNHKEPLRKSKRPLDRHAASPPAGDYWLDTDVKKKKKAINVPLSEALINQSSGRVMFTTYQMNYCTDKVREKNRELREIAQKAAGDKSTQIEEQSFENELLRYCKELYSTKTAKILPPGETARRVYGYIRPESMYTPLTHYQMNYGKAGFDIMSNPMQYLDLRREREENNNFPLCVPSEVLNKTFFKRCEDLKIDRVKREKADTQKKLKKIMENLDRCTNHVKKDDAIICSCEFLV; this comes from the exons ATGGCTCAGGCATTTGTGACAACATATAGAAATCATTTCAGAAATCACAAAGAACCACTCAGAAAATC GAAGCGACCTTTGGATAGACATGCAGCTTCGCCACCTGCTGGAGATTATTGGTTGGACACTGatgtgaagaagaagaaaaaa gcTATCAATGTACCTCTTTCTGAAGCTCTGATAAATCAATCGTCAGGGAGAGTCATGTTCACCACATATCAAATGAATTATTGCACTGATA AGgtgagagaaaaaaacagagaaTTGAGAGAGATAGCACAGAAAGCGGCAGGAGATAAGAGCACTCAGATTGAAGAGCAATCCTTCGAGAATGAGTTGTTGAGATATTGCAAAGAGTTGTACAGCACAAAAACTGCCAAGATTTTACCTCCAGGTGAAACTGCCAGGAGAG TTTATGGTTATATACGACCCGAATCCATGTACACACCCTTGACTCACTATCAGATGAACTATGGAAAGGCTGGTTTTGACATCATGAGCAATCCGATGCAATATCTGGACCTACGTAGAGAAAGAGAAGAAAACAATAATTTCCCCCTCTGCGTGCCAAGCGAAGTTTTGAACAAGACATTCTTCAAACGTTGTGAAGATTTGAAAATTGACAGAGTGAAGCGAGAGAAAGCAGACACACAGAAgaaactgaagaaaataatggaaaatctGGATAGGTGTACTAACCATGTGAAAAAGGATGATGCTATTATTTGCTCTTGTGAATTTTTAGTCTAG